A region from the Branchiostoma lanceolatum isolate klBraLanc5 chromosome 2, klBraLanc5.hap2, whole genome shotgun sequence genome encodes:
- the LOC136428313 gene encoding DNA-directed RNA polymerase II subunit GRINL1A-like, with protein MSNIPAEERQGYLKDMEGKSKTELVDLLRRQELLLNNRRFLNSLPDKGAKTIAMVKRLHQLIHQKQEVESAMEKLQRVQISSQNITTIQEDMEEQEQYGIDTEEETLSHNDIEELSELKQQDDSVETKVNKLYDNISVSTNQDGKVLTKEQQRTRSVMAKCSEGKPEMPRLNIAVKQDTSATIIAKETGLKPTPPGKHKSQIAVEETAATPPQYKHGTVNELPLDQAIELWQEQQMKQEELRAHQATHQPE; from the exons ATGAGTAACATTCCGGCCGAAGAGCGACAGGGGTACCTGAAAGACATGGAGGGAAAGTCTAAGACCGAACTGGTGGATCTTTTACGCAGGCAGGAATTACTACTAAACAACAG GAGGTTCCTGAATTCTCTACCAGACAAAGGTGCAAAGACCATTGCCATGGTGAAAAGGCTTCATCAGCTCATCCATCAAAAACAAGAAGTAGAGTCAGCCATGGAAAAACTTCAGAGGGTGCAAATATCATCTCAGAACATCACAACTATACAGGAAGACATGGAGGAGCAAGAACAGTATGGAatagatacagaagaagaaacacTATCCCACAATGATATTGAGGAACTTTCAGAGCTCAAACAACAGGATGACAGTGTTGAAACTAAAGTGAACAAACTTTATGACAATATCTCAGTGTCTACAAATCAAGATGGAAAAGTGCTGACAAAAGAGCAACAAAGAACAAGAAGTGTCATGGCAAAATGTTCTGAGGGAAAGCCGGAAATGCCAAGGTTAAATAT AGCCGTGAAGCAGGACACTTCAGCAACAATAATCGCTAAAGAGACAGGGCTGAAGCCAACCCCACCAGGGAAACACAAGTCACAAATTGCTGTAGAAGAGACTGCTGCCACCCCTCCCCAGTACAAACATGGCACAGTCAATGAACTTCCCCTGGACCAAGCCATAGAGCTGTGGCAAGAGCAGCAAATGAAACAAGAG GAGCTGCGTGCCCATCAGGCTACACATCAACCTGAGTAA
- the LOC136428316 gene encoding sugar transporter SWEET1-like isoform X3: protein MEEIEVVSTACLVFTLCMFSAGIPDCWKMWRTRTTQNVPFLPFLVTCINNLTWLYYGLWKQDSTLITVNAVGAVLQSICIFTYLVASKQKSRPMSQIFVGVVYLTALYLYLTVVITSRTVLVDRLGLAGAGITMLMYASPMMELVPNFPGIISSIVRLYFFWRYPVGKVA from the exons ATGGAGGAGATAGAGGTGGTATCCACAGCCTGTCTGGTCTTCACATTGTGTATGTTTTCCGCAGGAAT CCCAGACTGCTGGAAGATGTGGAGGACCAGAACCACTCAGAATGTTCCATTTCTGCCATTCCTGGTAACCTGCATTAA TAATCTTACATGGCTTTACTATGGTCTATGGAAACAAGACTCTACCCTGATCACAGTCAATGCTGTTGGAGCAGTCCTCCAGTCCATCTGTATTTTCACATACCTTGTCGCCTCCAAACAGAAG AGCAGGCCCATGAGTCAGATATTTGTGGGTGTGGTTTACCTGACCGCCCTGTATCTGTACCTCACTGTAGTCATCACCAGTCGCACCGTCCTTGTGGACCGGCTGGGGTTGGCAGGAGCTGGCATCACCATGCTGATGTATGCATCTCCAATGATGGAACTG GTTCCCAATTTTCCAGGGATCATTTCCAGCATTGTCAGGCTGTACTTCTTCTGGAGGTACCCAGTGGGAAAAGTAGCTTGA
- the LOC136428316 gene encoding sugar transporter SWEET1-like isoform X2, which translates to MWRTRTTQNVPFLPFLVTCINNLTWLYYGLWKQDSTLITVNAVGAVLQSICIFTYLVASKQKSRPMSQIFVGVVYLTALYLYLTVVITSRTVLVDRLGLAGAGITMLMYASPMMELVTVIRTKSTRSISRPLTVATFFASSLWFYYGYLLQDPYVQVPNFPGIISSIVRLYFFWRYPVGKVA; encoded by the exons ATGTGGAGGACCAGAACCACTCAGAATGTTCCATTTCTGCCATTCCTGGTAACCTGCATTAA TAATCTTACATGGCTTTACTATGGTCTATGGAAACAAGACTCTACCCTGATCACAGTCAATGCTGTTGGAGCAGTCCTCCAGTCCATCTGTATTTTCACATACCTTGTCGCCTCCAAACAGAAG AGCAGGCCCATGAGTCAGATATTTGTGGGTGTGGTTTACCTGACCGCCCTGTATCTGTACCTCACTGTAGTCATCACCAGTCGCACCGTCCTTGTGGACCGGCTGGGGTTGGCAGGAGCTGGCATCACCATGCTGATGTATGCATCTCCAATGATGGAACTG GTCACTGTGATCAGGACAAAGTCCACCAGGTCCATCTCCAGGCCTCTGACAGTTGCCACATTCTTTGCTTCAAGCCTGTGGTTTTACTATGGCTACCTCCTGCAAGATCCTTATGTCCAA GTTCCCAATTTTCCAGGGATCATTTCCAGCATTGTCAGGCTGTACTTCTTCTGGAGGTACCCAGTGGGAAAAGTAGCTTGA
- the LOC136428316 gene encoding sugar transporter SWEET1-like isoform X1, with amino-acid sequence MEEIEVVSTACLVFTLCMFSAGIPDCWKMWRTRTTQNVPFLPFLVTCINNLTWLYYGLWKQDSTLITVNAVGAVLQSICIFTYLVASKQKSRPMSQIFVGVVYLTALYLYLTVVITSRTVLVDRLGLAGAGITMLMYASPMMELVTVIRTKSTRSISRPLTVATFFASSLWFYYGYLLQDPYVQVPNFPGIISSIVRLYFFWRYPVGKVA; translated from the exons ATGGAGGAGATAGAGGTGGTATCCACAGCCTGTCTGGTCTTCACATTGTGTATGTTTTCCGCAGGAAT CCCAGACTGCTGGAAGATGTGGAGGACCAGAACCACTCAGAATGTTCCATTTCTGCCATTCCTGGTAACCTGCATTAA TAATCTTACATGGCTTTACTATGGTCTATGGAAACAAGACTCTACCCTGATCACAGTCAATGCTGTTGGAGCAGTCCTCCAGTCCATCTGTATTTTCACATACCTTGTCGCCTCCAAACAGAAG AGCAGGCCCATGAGTCAGATATTTGTGGGTGTGGTTTACCTGACCGCCCTGTATCTGTACCTCACTGTAGTCATCACCAGTCGCACCGTCCTTGTGGACCGGCTGGGGTTGGCAGGAGCTGGCATCACCATGCTGATGTATGCATCTCCAATGATGGAACTG GTCACTGTGATCAGGACAAAGTCCACCAGGTCCATCTCCAGGCCTCTGACAGTTGCCACATTCTTTGCTTCAAGCCTGTGGTTTTACTATGGCTACCTCCTGCAAGATCCTTATGTCCAA GTTCCCAATTTTCCAGGGATCATTTCCAGCATTGTCAGGCTGTACTTCTTCTGGAGGTACCCAGTGGGAAAAGTAGCTTGA